A stretch of DNA from Lycium ferocissimum isolate CSIRO_LF1 chromosome 4, AGI_CSIRO_Lferr_CH_V1, whole genome shotgun sequence:
GAAGTGGACAGGGGAGTGGTGATGACATTGGTTGATAATACTGCTCATCTCCAGATTCGGACATACAAGGATTGTTCATTCTACGCGACCTGGATTTGGTCCTGTATGTGTCGATTTCTACAATTTTTGGGCTTTCATCAAATCCATCATATGAAGTCTCATTCGAAGTTGAAAGCCTCTTGCTGTGGAATTCATTTCTATATTCATCAAATCTTTCCTGccaaaaccaaaataaataacaagatTAACAAATTAAGTACTCCTCAATTCAATTGAccaactagaataaaatcaaggGAACTAGTTCCTTACAATTGACCTCCTAGCTCGTATATCGGGTCTAATGTCATTAGTCATTGAACGACGAGCTCTTTGAGATCGAACAGAAGCCTGCGCTCTGATAAGCGCCTGCATACTGTGAAGAGTAGCAGCAGCTCTTTTCCGGACCAGGTAACCCCTTACCAAAGCCTGCAATTTCACCAATCCTTTGAGAGCTCTAAGTGCTTTTCTGGCCTGCAAAAAAAGAACCCCGAAATTAGATCTTGCATATGGACCACTATTGAACAAACTTTTAGACAATgaaacataacataaaacaGAATGCATAGAAAGAATTGCAGTACTTTTCTTGGGTAAATCAGTAGTTCAGTATTTACTACTTAGAATATTGAGGACTAACTAACGCCAGATGGatttaaaagtgaaaagtgtAACGAAACTTCAACATCACTCCAAAAACCAAATTCAAATATTAcaacaatttcaaatttcaaattcttgGACGGGCATTAAATGAGGCAAGTATTAATGTAGTATAGGTAAAGACAACAATTTCATAGACCAACATGAAATCGAAGAAGGCAATAGTACTGTTCTATTAGGAATGTTTGGAAGGTACTTTGCTGACATTTTAAGCAAGCAAACATCAAACACTACATTTAAACACTAAAAAAACacacaagattaaaaaaaaaaaaaaagggtaaatcATTGAAGAAAATTTATGACTTACCAAATAACCCCTAAAAACAGTTTGAATCTTGGAAGCAGCCCATTTCTCCCGCTCACAATTAAACATAGCACCCCTACCTTGGCTTGTCAATCTCACCACTGCCACGGCCGCCTGTGCTGCCGCTACAGCCGCGTCGGCGGCGGCAGCAGTGGCCGCAGCCACTGCAATTGCATGCTTACTTTGCTCTTTCTCATTCTCAGACATATAAGATCTCAACCAATTAGAATCCACCTCAGTGTTACTCCCTGGAAAGTTCACCTGACCTGTTGAATCTTTAGATGACTTCCCAAAACTCCATCTTTTCTTGTCTCTCTTTTCTGATGAATTCGACATGTTGtctacattttctttttctttcttcattccaagAAATCCTTTGAACCACCTTGTAGCTTTCCCCATTTCTCTACAAACTGGagtaagaaataataataagcCCAAGGTAACAAATTTAGAAGAGATATAAAGAAGTACTTAAGAACTTTGGAGAGTACAAATATGAAGTAAGCTATGACAGAAACTTTCAGAATCTTTACATGTTGCGAGCAACGAAGTGATGAGAACAGAACATTACAGTGTGGAGGAAAAAGTTAATAAAAGGTATCAAACAGTATATAATAATACTTGGgttaaagattgaatttttatttttttgggaaaaaattttcattactgACACAACCTCGTGAAGAACTGTGTGAAACAAGACAAAAAGGTGTGGCAGCAAGaaatatgtttttaaaaaatatatcccACCAAACAAACAATAAACTACAGAACTAAAATCATTGAATAAGTTTGAACTAGATTTTAAATTGGCTCAAACTATTGCCTCCTATTGCAGTTCAAATATGGAATTATAACTTCCACCAGTAAGAAACTCGAGTAACTTGCAAAAAAGCATAATAATTTTCCTGTTCTTCCCtacccccccaccccaccacatTTTCTTAGTCAAAAACTCAAATATTACAGACAGAATCATCAAAACTGAAAGCAAGTGGAAAAAGTTGTAATAATAACCTAAGTGCAAGAAACAAACACACTCGTGttgttttttttaagaaaacaaacaaacttGTTAATATCACTTTTTAAACAACAAAAACCAATCCCCCCCTGAATTAAAGATtctaaaaaagaaacaaactttcttcacttttttttctttttttaccttACACACAAAGATAATTTGCTTTCTCTCACTATTAACAACTCTAAtatcactctctctctctctctaactttCTGGAGCAACGTGGAATAAAAATACTCATAAAAATGAATAGAAGTACTAAtaaatatgaagagatatatcacccaccccccctcccccccaaaaCCCAAATAAACCCCACTACCACAAATTTTCAAGTGGCTGACACAACCCCCGTGAATACGTTGTGGATATAACAGAGACCAATTATGAGACTTTTGCTATATTGTTATAAGTTCTTTCTTCTTAAAGAGCAAAATGATTTCGTACTGTACATTTGTTTTACTACCACCATTAAAAGAACTTACCAAAAATGCTTGCTAGAACTTTGATCTCTAGTGTTCTGTACGTGCCCAAATGTATGTTAATAGAAAAAAGATCCTTCTGATATGGCTCTCCGTATCACTAGCTGATTTTTCATTGACTTTGAACGATTTGTTCAGAAAACTCTGCCATTGAAGATCTTGAAAATATGAGTTATATtggaaaaaacaaagaaaatggtaccccttttgttatatatatatatatatatttggaaagACAAGGATTAAGGAGTAAACATAAGTAAGCTAAGTGTGAAAAGATTTATATAATCACTCCAACTAATTCGAGATTACAgcctaattaatttaattgagcaggtatatagtttttttttttttttaatttttttttcaaattccctACAAAACCGGGGATTTTGAATTAATAGTGGACAGTCACAAGGTGCAGCCTATGGTATTAGGGTGGTAAATATGGTAAGTTGGTAATGGTAGCTCTCAGATTTAAAGATACAGTTTATctgttcaaatttcaaaaaatttatttctctaATTGGTTCAGATATTGTGGATCTCATGAACTGCAGTAACCGCTATATTTTACtaatagtagtagtagattTGGACGTTTATTTAACAAAGGTATTATAAAAGAGACAGTGGCAGGTCAATTATCTTAAACATTTTACGTGGTAATTCATTATAAGCTCAAATCTTAAAGAGATTAGTTGAAATTTCGTTCTTAAATTTTACATGGAGTACGATTGAAAATCGTGTAATCTAATCTTTAACTTTAATAGCAATTCTTAGACATTAACGTATCTTGGCGCATACCCTGAAAAAGATAGAAGCATATAGTAAAGTTGTCCAAATCCATTCACTTTTAAGAACCCAAAGGACCACAGATTATCACTCTTTTTTAAAGATGAGACGAGAAATTTGGTTCAGTCATTAAGCAATCGCTGTCTATTTTTTCTCTTAAATTGATAGCAACTCCCACTGTATCGTTCACTTCGATGTTTGTTGTGGACCAAATATGTCATGATAAAATTTGAGTTGTACTATACGTATATCAGTATATGAATGGTGAAAGCCTTTTTACATCTAATTGAAGTTGCTATATTAGGTTAAATATCATTTTTTACAAACATACCAAATAATGATCGTTCAAATTGTTAAACCGTATTAAAGAATTTTGGTTAGTTTAGCAAACTTAAATCCTTAATTATGGTATAAAACGTCATGGGAAATTCTGAACCGTATGGCGAATAACTGAAATAGGAAGTCAAAAAATTGAGTTCATTTTGGGCTTGGATTTTAACACTTGGCGTAGGCCCGAACGACACAGAGTTTGGTCTCTTTTAcgttgggtcatttgcacttatTCTCCCTATtttgcactggtctttaattttggcccTCAAGACAAATAATTTTTGCGggacataagtttatattttcgcatcatcatatcccacaagttatgccgATGCCTTTAAAGAACCTATGTCCCGccaggggcggagccacataCGGCTAAGGGGCCTTTGGcaaaaattacactgtttatATATGAGTAAAGAACGAGaactaattcaagaaaacagaaaggaacaaataaagttaGTTGGACTAGAGCAAGCTACCAAGCTCCTCTTCCCCCTTCATCACTCTCTAGCTCCGGCCCTTGCCATTAGTTAGCTTGCACTTCCCTTGCTTGCCCTTTGAGTTTTCAAAGTCAAGGTGcctttccctttcctttttctCGCCTTACCTCTTTACGAAGGTAAACAATGACCGTTGTCTACCTTTGATCTCCGTCTTAGGGTGAAGGTCCTGCGGAGGTCTTTTTTAGTGATCAAAATTGATTAGGGACAGTGACCCATGATGAAAGGAGCTATTGACCTGAGTGGTTTTCCAAGAGTCAAGCCCGGAAAGCGTGACAAGTCATTCGCCAAGGCCATTACCAACAACAGGATTATGTTCGAGATGTCAACTTGAAATCTCGATGAATCGAGGAGAAAAGCATCTACCCTTTCGAAAAAGGATGGAATGGCGACCTGTGGTAAGAGAATTTTTTCTCGAATAAAtcatgaattttctaggatATTATTAAGGATCTGCGGAAGCCAATGTCCCGGGGTCTCGGGGACTCATTCTGACTTAAACAAGGGGCGGGTCTTTaccaacttccaaatattctatTTTAGGGAAGCCAAAAAAGGTGAGCGCCTAAGCGCGAAAGGTTGCTTTACTAAGTAAGATAAGGCGAAAAGCAAAGGCGCGGCAGTTTTCGCACGAAAGCCGTTGCGCATTTAGTTTAGACGCGGTTCGAATGCCTTTATGCTATAGGCTGTGTTAAGCATGCTTCTTTGACAGAAAATAAAGTCTTTTTCCATGACAACAGTCACGACGCGGAGAGAGCATTTGAAGGGTTACTTCACCTTTGGTGATCACACACCGACCCGGGCAATCACTAGCTACAATCGATGGAATTTTGATTGAAACTATCAAAAAAAAAGCCGCCtgaagcccccccccccctccctcccgcattttttatgtatagatagtagatgttgaatccccttggccttcttcgtgtgtttacttcttcaaattttgaaaccCCTAATCGCCAAAATTTTCAACATTTAGTCGCTTCAAAATCTGTTTTAAACCAtaggatttgaagttgaatAGTAAGTCTTCAGTTTCAAACGAAAGTTTGAAGTTACGCTTGGAAAAGGTCAGGTTGTGCCAAAACCTAACTTCAAACCTCAATGCAGCTCATGCTCCGCAAAGCCTAACCTCAAACCCCGCAATCTAAAGTTAACCCAAAGGTCGGCAAACACGAACGGTTTGAAATTCATcaaaactaaactaaactaaacttTAAATAATCTTGAAAAActgaatatattttaaatagaGGTGCTCAAACAGCTACTTGGTGTGATTTCTACCTAAATTTAACGTCGTTTTCATTTCTTGTGTGAACACTGAATTCTTATTCATTTTCCTAGAAAGAAAGTCAAATTACAAAAGTTTATTTATGTGGAGAGCGACAAAAGTTGAGCAACACGTTTTTCCCAAATGTAGATGTCTATGAGATAATTGAATTTTCCTCTAGAAGTCTAGAATGCAACCTTTGAGTGGAGGGTTCCAGATATTTTGTGCTTGAATTCCACCCGAAAATTGATTAGCATACTGTGTTTTAAAAGATATCAAATTTGATAGATGTAGATCAATTCTAATTCAATATCGTAAAATATATTTCTTGCATTTGGTAAGTGTGGTTCAAAATTAGTAAAAATAAtatgtttaaattttttgaacttACACAGAAGTGTAGTGTAGTGCTATCTGCGTGTATACATCTACTGCTACATATTTTCTTCACATTTTATTGCTATACCATATATAAGATTAGCAATGACTTAATAGTCAATACCCCATTTTATTAAACCCTAAAAATTTGATCGCAGTTGGAAAACAATAAACCAAGGGGAAGAATTAGCAGTGCTCAATGTCATATAATTTCCTTGCACCCTTTTCTAGAAGAAAAAAGTTGGCATTCCCAGGAACAATATCCTAAACTATAAACCAAGCACAAGTgctggaaaattttgaaaataactgtCAGAAGAACCAAAAAGGAGGAGagaaaatccaaaagaaaaggcaAGAGAAAAGCATAATATAAAAGGTAAAAGGGAGTTTCCTCCAGCTAAATATCATCTTGATCACTCTCAAGACTTGTCTTCAACATACAGGGAGTTAGAGGCCGCAAGGAGTGCGGCGCCAATGCCAGAACCATCGTTTGCGTGCTTGAAAACAATGCTTGTTGACATGTCCTCTCCAAGCAATCCAACCAAAGAGTTCTCCAAGCACTTTCTGTATTCTGTGTAGTGCTCATACAATCCGCCATCCATGGCTACGACTATCGTTTCTTGACCACTTTCCTTGGGAGTATCCCTTCCCATCTTTTTGACAATGCCCAAGACCCCAGCCGCCGCAAGTCTTGCGCCACGCGTTGCAACGATATTACACAGCTCAACAACTAATCTCCTTGTCTTCAAGCAGGTATTGGATATCTGAAATAGGATGAACAAAATATCTAGTTTCAATTCATGTTGTATCATGATGTCAAATGCTAACAGTAAAACTAATTGCTGAACGGGAGACAAATATCAACAATTGGATTTCCACTTCCTTGTGACCCAAGATTTTCAGTTGATTTGTCACCATCAGAAATTTGGTCTCTTTTTTTGTTCCTACTGGAAAAGCAAATCAGTCCTAATTAAAACAATTTCTCTGTTTGCTCCAAAGAAATGATATTGTGCAAACATTTGTAGATGATTAATAAGCCACACCACATTAATTGAAATATCATGAAAGTAAGAAGAGTCAGAATAAGTGAGCTTGATGAACCAAacgtcattcttttttttttccggaggTATTGATTATGGCGAAGAGCTAATACCTCCAAGATATCCTTCAACTTGTCACCAACCACTCTCAAATCAGAGGATGTGTCATGATGCATAGCAGACATTTCAGGTGTCCTGCGTATTTTTCTAACTGTTATGAGAGCATCTGCTCGAGAATTTAAAAAGGTAAACAAGAATGACATCAAGCGGACACTTCAACAATTCCAGAAACTAAGAAAGCATTATGATGCAAATGACTATTCGACTTTTGGTACCAACAATAGTTCAGTAGACAAAGCTCAAGGCAAATGCCATCTCATtattaaatactcttttcttttcttttaaatcaaAAATCCATTATTTGGAGTTCATCGATCCTCAAATATAATTTGTAAATAGGCATGCTTCCTCAagtattttaattgattaattagcATGCTTATTCAAACTTTACAGATATCATGTTTCTGCCCTACACACAAGTTATTAGATGCAATTATTTTCATTTAACACCAAagagaagaataaataataagttCAATAGTTAAGTGGATAGAAGAGAGATGAAATATGTTGCCAAGCAAGTCAACAATAGACGATGTCAAGCTCATAAATGCATGAACCTTATTACCATACTCAAGCTTGATCAACTGACAAGCCAGAACAGCGACAGAAGAATGCAAGCAAATTCGTTAACACGAGAAGCACTGCTCATCAGCAGTGGTGGATCCAGGATTTTAAGATCATGGGTGCTTGCCTTAAACGACAAACCATGGTAGTCTAAAAACGTAAAGCggcagaaaaagaaaaactattgTGTTGAGGTTAGGACACTAAAGAAAAGGCTATGAAACATGAATACAAGTgatacttattttctttttattaccaCGATTAAGCAAACTAATTGAAAATCCAGAAACGCAAATAAACagtggaaaagaaaggaaagccAAAAAGAAGTGAAAAGATAAGATTCTAAGCGAGCATCGAACCAGGATCTCATTTAAGCAACAACTTTTATTATCCCTTTTTAACCAACGCACCCAACATCACCTTTGTCCTATGGGTGCTTAGGCATTTAATATATCCATTTTGTTgacttttatatataaatacagaTAGCTCGAGACGCGGTCAATGGGTGCTCGAGCACCCACTTTGATCTATGTGGGTCCGCCCCTGCCCATCAGTTGATTTGGGAATTTAACAGTGtattttgcataaaaagatCACTAATAACTCTATAGCTAGTAAGAAATACCTCAATATGAATGAATTCTTGAGTTTTGGAGGTACTTCATCACCGAAAATGCCAGCTTCTTCAGCCATTCTAAGTAGAACTCTGCGTAAAATTTCTCCCAAGTACATGCCAGAACATATCTTCTCAAATATCTGTCAGGATAAAAAGATATACCTCTCAGGTTCATCAAGTTAATTGCAAAATTGAGACTAGCCTAAATGAACAAAACGTATACAAATAGATAAACAATTACCTGTTCACCAGGATTTAAACTATCAGTATCCATTGCATGATCGTACTCTGTCAAGGGAAGATGGGAGGACCTAAAGTTACCCCACTCCATATTGATCACCTAGAAAGTAACATAGAAGGCCTTCAACAGGTATTCCACAGTTGATCACCAAACAAGTGAAATAAAGACAAAGAAGATCAATAGTCATTGAAAAGTTCGCAAACCATTTCTCCAGATTTAGGCAGAGGACCGTGCCATTTGGGAATTGCCTGGGCCCGTTCCACATATGCAGCATTGGTCCCAGTACCTAATATCACAGCAATGGATACATCCTTATTGGAGAATCTACCACCAGCCAATGTTCCAACAGTATCATTCACCTTTCATCAACAAGTAACTCAGCTCAAATTTTACAACTAAGCTAGgtaatatacatacaatttaTTTTAACAAACACCCTTCAAAAAGAGTGATTTTACTTCAAGCAAACTTACAAGCGCTGACACCCTCATATCAACTCCTTGTCTGTGCATGGCTTTTTCCAGTTCTGCAACAACATCTTTGCCAACCTGTCATCCAGTAACTATGAGAGCTTATTTTTTCAGTTCATTAAATCTaataagaaatttttttaacCTGAGCATAAAATTACAACAGATTAATGTATTTCCTGTAATGGTTTGATATCAACTGCTGCAACTAGCTTGAATTCACTTCTCTTTAATTACAAACATTGGGAGTATCATCAGAGAATACATGATATTCAATGCTTCCCATAACAGGAAAAAATGCATCAAAAGGTAAATGTAGTTGACGTCGCGCTAGCTCATCCAACCCATTGACCAAAACAAAGATTAAGTTCTTCAAAACCAAACGTCTAGAACAGGAAAAGCATATGACTGATTCAATTTGATACTACCTCAAAGTTGTCTTTCTGACAAATCAAACTTTAGTGTCAGattatacacaatatacatgaATGGAAAAGTAAATCAGCAGGCTGCGTCCGATCAAGGGTAGCAAAAACCATTTGACTTATATGTCTATAAGAACAAGCAAAAAGTCCACATTGGATTGTTAGAAGTACATCTAGGTACAAGCAGCTTCAAGTTGAATTTGCACAATTGcctaagaaaaacaaaatagaaGATGTAGTTGAGAGGGAAATGAATACCGTGTCATCAATGGAGAAACCTTTCGTCCACCTGATAAGAGTTCCAGAATTGATTGAAGTCTGCATTATTGGGAACGAGAAGGTGAAGCCCAATTCTCTCTGCCTACCAGGAGGTTGATGGAACTTTTCTTCTTCTGCAGCAACAAATTTTGCCAGTTCCGCCGCAATATAGTCAAAAAGTGCCTGAAATTATATGAACTTCAGAAGTTCAAAAGCCACGCGAAACTAAGTAATAGAAAAGGGTGCAACAATTTGAGTGGACAAAATACTTACTTCTGAACTGCCGACCATCAAATTTGGAGGAATTGATGCCTCAGCAAATTCTTGATGGATAATACCGCCACTCTTTCCCCCAAGTTGCACCCGCAATACTCGAAAATTTGTTCCACCAAGATCCAATGCATAAAAGACTCCTTCTTCATCGCTAAATACAAAATTTATCAAAGAAATAAATATTAACATGTTTTCCTGTACCAAGTACATAGTACATTCATTATACAGAATTAATTAAATCACTCCTCTCAGCAAGCATTATTTATCGTAATTCTTAACAAAAAACTCGTGCATCTACAAGACTTATCCAACAAGCATAGAGGAGAGGGATGAAGCCGCAATGCATtgatcataacatcataaagaaaTTTACTTTGACCACATATTCAAATGATAATTCATTCGACATTAAATTTGACACGGAATAAGACCAAAACAAGCATGCGAACTGCAATAGCAACTTCTACGCTCCACCATATTCAGTTGTAGATCCTTCAGATGAAACTCAAAGAGCCTTAGTTTTCTGAACATTGTTCTAGATTGAGTAGATAGTTAAAGCACTGAAAACATGTAAAGCAAGAACATCGGAGGGTCTTGTTAATGCCACAACGCAAACTCAGCTAACTGATATCTACATAGCATAACTCCCAAGCTTAAGCATACATATTAAATCATAAAGACTTAACCTTTTACAACATTTCAGACAGTCATCATCCACAACTTTATCTGGAACACATCACAGACAAACGATTCTAATCATTTCTCAAATAACAGCCTACCATAATAAATAATCCAACATTTCCGCCAATAAATTCATGTCCTTATGAACAATCCCTATCCCTCTCTCCCAAATCCCAATTCGTTTCGCACTAGTACTATATGAGGAATCAATTAAAAACGCTACACCTTTTTTTTccaatcattttttaaaattatgatctACAGTACTTTTTATATGCCAGTTTCTAAAtacataaattctatttcaaaaaaaaaaataaaaaaaaaaaaattaaggaataGATATTAGATGCATTGACCTAGTGCTCCAAATCcagccccatttttttttttgtaacggACGGACTAGATACTAATTTatgcaagaaaaaagaaatactaCCTACGTCCCAAATTTATGTAACAACCTTAGACATTTGTGTATCtataaaatatttcattaaaggtaaaacaattaaaaattaagatggttctaattatagaaaaataacattctttttttaaaccaaCTGAAAAGAAAAGTGTGTCACATGAATTAACACATAACGAACCCAGTAGGGAGATTATCCACATAGCTGATAAGCATCTTTAATTTGCTGCCTCCTTCAGATGCGAGTCCAGCGTGCATCTCCACCGTCATCGCATCAGCCACTTGTTTCAGCTTCGAATCTGGTGTCGCACATTTCtcttcaaattctttcagaattgcCTTCGCACGTCCCCATTTGCTCGTTTTCCGCATGCGGTGTCGCACTATTAGTGCTGCCACAGCTACCACCGCAGCTGACCCTACCACCACCGCACCCACCGTCGCCTTCTTCATCTTTACAGAAAATGATATGATAGAGAAGATAGATTATTATGGGTAGTTGTAGCTGTTATTACGGTAATATGTTGTGGATATGTTGGTTATAAATGGGGATCAGATCAAGAGATGTatagtaattaatgaaaagaaGGGAAGAAGAACGAGAAAAAAGGGGGAAACTTATTATTAAGGTGAGGGAATGAGGGAAATTCGGCAGTGACAGATGCTTGCAGCACCGTTCTTCAGACATATCACATTTGACTCTTGACATCATCAATACGTTATGTATAATATTTGTAGTATTTTCAATTATGTAAATACTTtaattgtaaaaaatatataagcaCAGTACTTTACAGTTTATAGTAGAAACAATATCTTAACCAGGGATAAGATCTGAATACACACTGTCCTCTCCGGACTCCACTCATGAGATTTCACGGGAaatgttgctgttgttgtaggTTATAgtacattttttatatttttaagttgtaaatattattgttAAAAAAGTTAATGCATCAGCGTCTGAACTAAGacgaaaataaatattctaatttttgtaTTCTCTTTTGAAATGAAACGAGTAATACGTATGTATTATGGTACGTGTTGGATTCTTCGGAGTGTGGCCAATATTTTGATCATCTATCTCTTTCTATTGAAGGAATATGAATGTGGGCATCACCTACCCGAGTTTAAATATTCGTCACGTTTTCCTTGATTGAGCTATTtcctttatatctttttaacaAAATTGCTAAGGAAAACATTTTGAGGAACTTTTTAAACCCAATCCAAAATAGATTATCTTGACAATTATTATGAGTTGGAAGATTGAAAAGATTATGGTAAAAGTTTGCTCGCTTCATGTGTTACACTAAACTAATAAATATATGACATGTGTTTGTACATACACTTTTATTACTGAACTATTGTTAAGTAATGCATATTTTTCAGTTCACTAAATTATTTAATCATgttaaatttgaattagtttgttGTGAAACAATGGGTGGGTAAGTATATGCCAAAGATGATTTATGATACTTGTACTTAGCTTTAATCCAGAGGAAAAGAACCTGCTAACGCCTAACGTACAACAACCGCAAAGTAATCAATATACGACTTAAGACCTTTTACTTTGACCACACACAAATTCTACTGAACCAATTTACAGTTGACCTTTCGT
This window harbors:
- the LOC132052227 gene encoding protein IQ-domain 26-like; translated protein: MGKATRWFKGFLGMKKEKENVDNMSNSSEKRDKKRWSFGKSSKDSTGQVNFPGSNTEVDSNWLRSYMSENEKEQSKHAIAVAAATAAAADAAVAAAQAAVAVVRLTSQGRGAMFNCEREKWAASKIQTVFRGYLARKALRALKGLVKLQALVRGYLVRKRAAATLHSMQALIRAQASVRSQRARRSMTNDIRPDIRARRSIERFDEYRNEFHSKRLSTSNETSYDGFDESPKIVEIDTYRTKSRSRRMNNPCMSESGDEQYYQPMSSPLPCPLPARLSIPDCRHLQDVNWSFLADEQCKFASAQSTPRFAGSRRSNAPPTPAKSVCGDGYYRPYANFPNYMSNTQSFQNKLRSHSAPKQRPEQGPKKRLSLNEIMASRTSFSGVRMQRSCSQVQEEYCF
- the LOC132052229 gene encoding hexokinase-2 isoform X1 translates to MKKATVGAVVVGSAAVVAVAALIVRHRMRKTSKWGRAKAILKEFEEKCATPDSKLKQVADAMTVEMHAGLASEGGSKLKMLISYVDNLPTGDEEGVFYALDLGGTNFRVLRVQLGGKSGGIIHQEFAEASIPPNLMVGSSEALFDYIAAELAKFVAAEEEKFHQPPGRQRELGFTFSFPIMQTSINSGTLIRWTKGFSIDDTVGKDVVAELEKAMHRQGVDMRVSALVNDTVGTLAGGRFSNKDVSIAVILGTGTNAAYVERAQAIPKWHGPLPKSGEMVINMEWGNFRSSHLPLTEYDHAMDTDSLNPGEQIFEKICSGMYLGEILRRVLLRMAEEAGIFGDEVPPKLKNSFILRTPEMSAMHHDTSSDLRVVGDKLKDILEISNTCLKTRRLVVELCNIVATRGARLAAAGVLGIVKKMGRDTPKESGQETIVVAMDGGLYEHYTEYRKCLENSLVGLLGEDMSTSIVFKHANDGSGIGAALLAASNSLYVEDKS
- the LOC132052229 gene encoding hexokinase-2 isoform X2 — encoded protein: MKKATVGAVVVGSAAVVAVAALIVRHRMRKTSKWGRAKAILKEFEEKCATPDSKLKQVADAMTVEMHAGLASEGGSKLKMLISYVDNLPTGDEEGVFYALDLGGTNFRVLRVQLGGKSGGIIHQEFAEASIPPNLMVGSSEALFDYIAAELAKFVAAEEEKFHQPPGRQRELGFTFSFPIMQTSINSGTLIRWTKGFSIDDTVGKDVVAELEKAMHRQGVDMRVSALVNDTVGTLAGGRFSNKDVSIAVILGTGTNAAYVERAQAIPKWHGPLPKSGEMVINMEWGNFRSSHLPLTEYDHAMDTDSLNPGEQIFEKICSGMYLGEILRRVLLRMAEEAGIFGDEVPPKLKNSFILRTPEMSAMHHDTSSDLRVVGDKLKDILE
- the LOC132052229 gene encoding hexokinase-2 isoform X3, with protein sequence MKKATVGAVVVGSAAVVAVAALIVRHRMRKTSKWGRAKAILKEFEEKCATPDSKLKQVADAMTVEMHAGLASEGGSKLKMLISYVDNLPTGDEEGVFYALDLGGTNFRVLRVQLGGKSGGIIHQEFAEASIPPNLMVGSSEALFDYIAAELAKFVAAEEEKFHQPPGRQRELGFTFSFPIMQTSINSGTLIRWTKGFSIDDTVGKDVVAELEKAMHRQGVDMRVSALVNDTVGTLAGGRFSNKDVSIAVILGTGTNAAYVERAQAIPKWHGPLPKSGEMVINMEWGNFRSSHLPLTEYDHAMDTDSLNPGEQIFEKICSGMYLGEILRRVLLRMAEEAGIFGDEVPPKLKNSFILRYPIPA